Part of the Nicotiana sylvestris chromosome 5, ASM39365v2, whole genome shotgun sequence genome is shown below.
ggcacgcttctgttggagtccctcgaatttgccGAAAATTTTAGCTGCCTCTATGACTGTCGTTTGCCGATCTCCTTCGGAGTCgcgactgatgttttctatgCCAACATCGGCCTGGAGCACCCTGTGGTCCAGGTCGTCTAACCTTTGCCCTACGCTAGTTCTTAGTTCGGGCACCGTATCCACAATGGGACGTAATCCGTCAACCGTCTAttcaagggccgcaatgcggtccccatgattcaccatggtcagaaatggtagTAATGGCAATGcattccctcgtccgatgtcgagcctaggctctgataccaactgttatgcGGCACCTTCCtaagattccttggaagggcgatgtaaggctaagcaactgatgtcagtgcagttactTTCtaccaactgaggtcccctccatacgctagactagattgttagTGCCATACGGGAAAACCAAtatcaagagcaattgagagaatagaaaacttgattgcattaatgaaaactattacagaaaggcaacgcggtgtcgagggggagagacaccagtacaaagaattgtttgcttgctagaaagtttgattgcttgatccccctaataatacttaaaaaaaataaaccaaagctacaagactagacttgattaaactagagaaacataatggaagtacatggaataaaactactctatatttataatgaaaaggacttagttttctacaagaCAGAAACAGGTCTGTTGTCCGCATTGTAGTCTTTGGCATTAGGGTCTGCACGCGCAGCGTTGTCTGTACGCACGACGCTGTTGGCACCCGCCTGCGGTTGGGcactggcgagggatatcggtggggcgacaaaggcacatgcgcgcttgtcacttggcgcggccaagaccacggggccatCTGTGGCGCTAGGCATTAGGAGGCTTGCTAGAAcaccacggggcgcgcccaaggggtcatggggcatggctgGAAAACCGCCCATGACACTACACATGATGGTGCACAGAAACCCAGGAACGTACATAAGCATAAAAAGAGATGAGCAGAATAGGTAAGCAAAACAATACTAACCATCAACTTGAAGTTTCAAATGTTCCTATTTGGAAAACTTCACACCTTATGATTTGTTTTTTTGTGTTTCACTGTACAGATTTGCTTACATGTTCTTTGATCCTGCGGTATCAATAGCTGGTTGGTCCTACTGTAGACCCATTATTGCAGTAGATGCAATGGTTTTAAAGTCAAAATATCATGGTGTTCTATTTGTTGTTGTATCAAAGGATGCAAACAATCAAATCTTTCATCTATCTTTTAGTGTAGCAGATCCAGAAAATAATGAGGCATACATTTCGTTCTTCGGGGAAatgagaaaagcaattcaagtccgTCGTGAACTGGTTTTCTTGTCATATAGAAACCAATCGATCACAAATGGGATTAGAAACGTTTATCCTGAAGCTCACCATGGTATCTGCCTCTATCActttgagaaaaatttaaagcaaagaCATGCAAAAGCCACGGTAATAAATCCTTTTCAAAGTGCTGCAAGGTCATACAAGCTTGAAGTTTTTAATCAGTTAATGTCCCAACTCAAAAGTGTTGACAAGAAAACATACATTTACATAATGGAAGAGCCTCCAGAGAGATGGGCTCAATCGTGGTTCCCACGGCGACGTTATGATATGCTAACAAAAAACATGGTAGAATCAATCAATTCCGTTTTACTAAAAGTGAGAGAGATGCCTATTTTAAGAATGTTAGATTTCATCCAAGAAAAGTTAGGAGAGTGGTTTTACGAATGGAGAAAAAAGTAAATGAAACTTTTCACAAAGTATCAATATGGGCAGAAGAAGAGATGACTAAGAAGATGGACTTTGCTTGCAAAATGTTTGTGAGCACATTTATTAATTTCAGGATTTATTTCAGCTATTTATATCTGTTGCAGTGATTTACTGCTTACATTTAAAAAActtcatactttttctttttgaagcaaCAATACACTAATATAGTTTATCTTAATTTTTTATTACTTCTTAGGTGTCCAACCTTGATTTAATGTTGTTTAAAATAAATAGTGAAGGAATCAAATTCATTGTGGATTTAAAGAAGAGAACTTGTGACTGCTTAgaattccaacttgatgaattgCCCTGTCCACATGCAATTGCTGCTATTAATAAGAGATATTTTCAGAAATCTGTTTATTTCTCAAAATGGTATTCAAAGGAAACGTGGTTCAAAACATATGAAGGACATGTGAATATTGTGGGAGATCAAAAATCATGGGATATTCCACAAACTGTAGAATCTGAGATCACAAAACATCCCGATGTAGAGATTTTAcaaggaagaagacaaaagaagaggcaTATCCCTGTGACTGAATCAGTACAATTGAAGTCTACCAAATGCAGTCGATGTAAACAAGTTGGGCATAATAgaacaacttgcttgccttctcCAGCACCTCATCCATATTTCAAGAAACACACTGAAAAATACTCCAACATTCAATAATCCTTGGTCTGAATTTAGACTTTCATTATTGTATGACATATTTGAAATGTGATTTTTTCATAGGAATAAAAAAATAAGCTCTTGGACTATGTTATATACTACTAAAGTACAAACCATTCATTTTTGTTGTGTAGGCTAACAGGTTTGGTTGCATTTTAAAAAAGTACGCAATGACTTCAGCGAGAAAAAACTTCAGGCTTACAGTATGTGAAATACATATCCttaacaacacacacacacatatacacacacatacatacacacacatacgCGGACAACACACAAAAGAAACGCATGTACAAATAAAAACATCAGCATCTCTAGGCTGAAGTTATAGAAAATGAActtaataacttcagcatattctCTAATGAATAtgctgaagtaaacaaaaaagcACATCATAAAAGCATAAAAAAGGGATTAAAAAAACTAAGCATCATCACCATCATCAGAACAGTACTCCTCAATTTCTCAAAAtatctcatcatcatcagtatCAGAGATAACTATAGGGTACTCGGGCAAAAGACCACAGAGTCCAGCGagatcaatcttcaacttgttgaATTCATC
Proteins encoded:
- the LOC104233804 gene encoding uncharacterized protein; this translates as MAGKPPMTLHMMVHRNPGTYISIKRDEQNRFAYMFFDPAVSIAGWSYCRPIIAVDAMVLKSKYHGVLFVVVSKDANNQIFHLSFSVADPENNEAYISFFGEMRKAIQVRRELVFLSYRNQSITNGIRNVYPEAHHGICLYHFEKNLKQRHAKATVINPFQSAARSYKLEVFNQLMSQLKSVDKKTYIYIMEEPPERWAQSWFPRRRYDMLTKNMVSNLDLMLFKINSEGIKFIVDLKKRTCDCLEFQLDELPCPHAIAAINKRYFQKSVYFSKWYSKETWFKTYEGHVNIVGDQKSWDIPQTVESEITKHPDVEILQGRRQKKRHIPVTESVQLKSTKCSRCKQVGHNRTTCLPSPAPHPYFKKHTEKYSNIQ